Genomic window (Heliomicrobium undosum):
TTTACCTCCTATTCCAGCTCAACTAAGATCTTTGCTCTCCGATAAGAATTTTTATAGTCCCGAAGCTAATTACATACTTAATTTTGGCATTACTTTAAAGGCAATAAAAGAAAAAAACAAAAAACTATTTCATTCAGCTAAAATAGAAAAATGGGAATTTGGAATTGAAACGTTGACAAAAACCAATGAAATTCTGCCAAAAACAGACATTGTCATTAAGGAAATTGAGGAAAATAAATATTTAACTACTTGGAGTAATCTTGATACGTTTTTTGGTGAGGGTCATGGTGAACAAGCGTATGGTGTAGAATTCTCTAACCTTATACCATCTACCTGGAAGGTAAAAACAGGGGATGACGGTTCAAGACCATCAGTTGCGTATTCAATGGGTAGTATCGCAAGTTTATTAAAGTCAATATTTGCTTCATTTACTTATGTTGGTCCCTTACGAGAGGAACCTTCACGTCGATATATTTACGAAAATGAAGTAATTGAAATAGGTATAAAAGGTGAAAATGCTGCATATATTTATTTAACAGAAGAATTACTACTAAAAGAACATGTGTTTTACAACAAAGAAATTGATGGTTTTGTTAAAAAAGATAAAACAAAGCTACAAGAGGCCGTAACATTATGGATGGATGAATTTGGGGTGAAAAACTTTAAACCAGAACAACAAAATGAAATTATTTACTTAAATATGGACTCTAACTCCTCTAAAGCTAGCGTCAACATTGCTGAAGTAGGATTCGGCGTT
Coding sequences:
- a CDS encoding AAA family ATPase, which codes for MIESISLSNFKAFKNLDMLKLKPITVLCGTNSCGKSSLMQSILLLKQTLENQNPSQTLLLNGRFAHLGSFENIINGKRPDDKVSFNIRVKFKKENFNSHRSFGNLPPIPAQLRSLLSDKNFYSPEANYILNFGITLKAIKEKNKKLFHSAKIEKWEFGIETLTKTNEILPKTDIVIKEIEENKYLTTWSNLDTFFGEGHGEQAYGVEFSNLIPSTWKVKTGDDGSRPSVAYSMGSIASLLKSIFASFTYVGPLREEPSRRYIYENEVIEIGIKGENAAYIYLTEELLLKEHVFYNKEIDGFVKKDKTKLQEAVTLWMDEFGVKNFKPEQQNEIIYLNMDSNSSKASVNIAEVGFGVSQLFPIVLEGLRMPTLSTLLLEQPEIHLHPKLQMKIADFFICLALSKKNVIIETHSDHIVNRLVRRIVEDDTGKLAELIGIYFISPSNNGPIIEEVLVDEYDGIVNWPPEFFDQVANEQEMIIKAGIKKRRNRKNNKLR